In Candidatus Saccharibacteria bacterium oral taxon 488, a single window of DNA contains:
- a CDS encoding CHAP domain-containing protein, giving the protein MPKKPELSITRPQSRLRKRYVFALVLIPLIAVCISLGVLYWPKIAHKLHSLRVASSVDPSRGEATFPQIDTINLHPTRQKIISLAKTEFEAQSAGTKFSQGVREAWCADFVSWVMQQANAPLKNPHTGGWRIPGTFTLREYYEAAGRFKPVTSGYQPRPGDVAIYRGSPVFGDHTNIVLKNNDGVLTTVGGNEMNRIRVFTNHDKRYDGLLGYGVLAE; this is encoded by the coding sequence ATGCCAAAGAAACCCGAACTCTCTATCACGCGGCCGCAGAGTCGTCTCAGGAAACGATACGTATTTGCGCTGGTGCTGATACCATTGATCGCTGTTTGTATCAGTCTCGGCGTGCTGTACTGGCCAAAGATTGCTCATAAACTTCATTCGCTAAGGGTCGCCAGTAGCGTCGATCCGTCACGCGGCGAGGCGACATTCCCGCAGATTGATACCATAAATTTACACCCAACCCGGCAAAAAATTATCAGCCTCGCCAAAACTGAATTCGAAGCACAGTCCGCTGGCACCAAGTTCAGCCAGGGCGTCCGTGAAGCTTGGTGCGCTGACTTTGTGAGTTGGGTCATGCAGCAGGCGAACGCGCCATTAAAGAATCCGCACACTGGTGGCTGGCGCATTCCAGGAACGTTTACCTTGCGTGAATATTACGAAGCAGCCGGTCGATTCAAGCCCGTCACCTCTGGCTATCAACCGCGTCCAGGTGATGTGGCAATTTATCGTGGCTCGCCGGTGTTTGGCGACCATACGAATATTGTCCTCAAAAATAACGACGGCGTTCTGACCACTGTTGGCGGTAATGAAATGAACCGTATCCGCGTATTCACCAACCACGATAAGCGCTACGATGGGCTGCTGGGATATGGCGTGCTAGCAGAATAA
- a CDS encoding magnesium transporter CorA family protein, giving the protein MSYTEYMIEYLHSTGEAIAPIQTLRSGSWLRCERPTEEEVSELLTLGMDEDMISDALDPHEVPRIEFDDEWTYLIARLPDTDDDFNDFTTPILFGIHKEYVVTLSRDSLGRLWQPFIDKTRVRTSRRIELVVAMIEAVSSQYQRRVATINRQMRAATDDIHTLRARDIVTLTEYERKLNDYLDALLPMNWAIERLIANRSLRLKDDDKDDVEDISIDLEQVISRCKSLLRTITNVRDSYRAVMDTRLNETIRLLTVITVALTIPTMVAGLYGMNVPLPAAESPVTFWVVIGGSALAALAIGYYFLKRR; this is encoded by the coding sequence ATGAGCTATACTGAGTACATGATAGAATACCTGCATTCAACAGGCGAGGCGATCGCACCGATTCAGACATTGCGTAGCGGCAGTTGGCTGCGCTGCGAACGGCCAACCGAAGAGGAAGTGTCCGAGCTGCTGACGCTGGGGATGGATGAGGATATGATTAGTGACGCGCTCGACCCGCATGAGGTGCCGCGTATTGAGTTTGATGATGAGTGGACGTACTTGATCGCCCGGCTACCGGATACGGATGATGATTTTAATGATTTTACTACGCCAATTTTGTTCGGCATTCACAAAGAGTATGTGGTGACATTGTCGCGCGATAGCTTGGGTCGGCTGTGGCAGCCGTTTATCGATAAGACGCGGGTGCGGACATCGCGGCGGATTGAACTGGTGGTGGCGATGATCGAGGCGGTATCAAGTCAGTACCAGCGGCGGGTGGCGACCATCAATCGCCAAATGCGGGCGGCGACTGACGATATTCACACTTTGCGGGCGCGTGATATCGTCACCTTGACCGAATATGAGCGCAAGTTAAATGACTACCTGGATGCCTTGCTGCCGATGAACTGGGCGATTGAGCGGTTGATTGCCAATCGCAGCTTGCGACTCAAGGATGATGACAAGGATGACGTCGAAGATATTTCCATCGACCTCGAGCAGGTAATTAGCCGTTGTAAATCGCTGCTGCGAACCATCACCAATGTGCGTGATAGCTACCGGGCGGTGATGGATACTCGGTTGAATGAGACAATTCGATTGCTAACGGTGATCACGGTGGCGCTGACTATCCCGACGATGGTGGCCGGGCTGTATGGCATGAATGTGCCTTTGCCGGCTGCAGAGAGCCCGGTGACCTTTTGGGTGGTTATCGGCGGTAGCGCGCTGGCGGCACTGGCGATTGGCTATTATTTCTTGAAGCGGCGCTGA